A window of the Parabacteroides merdae ATCC 43184 genome harbors these coding sequences:
- a CDS encoding outer membrane beta-barrel family protein, with amino-acid sequence MMTKKMSLLLTGMLLCLAPDIKGNETDGRIKGIVMDGELGGPLEFVTVQVKAKGSDKILQGAVTGSDGNYSIGGLKKGEYIVTYSYIGYAEISKNITISNNSQTLNLGELTLEEDANQLGEVEIVAKKPQMRFELDRKVFDATQDIASEGGSASDLLANIPSVEVDNEGSVSLRGNSSVTVWINGKASGLTADNQADILEMMPAEDIKQVEVITNPSAKYSPEGTAGIINIILKDDRKPGYYGSVKAGADTDGGYQASGNINYSSSKVDAYANLSYRNREMKGGGITSRENTANNSFLDQTNNSKRQHNNWFGRIGATWHITKSDDLAFNMTGMTGGGDNNESIHYISTDKQKNTVYTSDRTTDGNSDMKMYNLELNYLHKFSENSNIDLTVSNNQWRNDGLSIYEQSTRYTDTDLTDKQEYQTQENNIKNKSWEVQADYTNKISDASRIEAGYKGTFQRESSPVDTYTGTTATDIEQDQALYNRFLYNQDVHALYMTYGGKWNNLSYQAGLRGEYWRVDTRSLDFDQEFNGKPSETFEKDYFKLFPSAFISYALPKNNEIQVNYTRRLRRPWGGQLNSFRNISDASNISFGNPELTPEYSHSFELNYIKTWESGHTLSLSGYYRSTDDVIQRIRFLNTADNVMYTTSENVARQQNSGLEIVGKNNLFSILSLTTTVNLYYSKLDGFSYLPEGAEAPVTGEEDESFNWNVRMIANVSLPWGVSLQGTGNYNSKRLMAQGYREPNYSVDLGLRKSFLKDKLTLSINARDLLDSRRFRTITSGDGFWQDSENWRGGRRVGFTLTYNFGNMNKKKDKSRSEEPDMYEMD; translated from the coding sequence ATGATGACAAAAAAGATGAGCTTACTTTTAACCGGTATGCTTTTGTGTTTGGCTCCGGATATAAAAGGTAATGAAACGGACGGAAGGATTAAAGGTATTGTAATGGACGGCGAATTAGGGGGACCACTCGAATTTGTAACCGTCCAGGTTAAAGCAAAAGGTTCGGACAAAATATTGCAGGGAGCCGTTACCGGAAGTGACGGAAATTACAGTATCGGAGGACTGAAGAAGGGGGAATATATAGTTACTTATTCCTATATCGGCTACGCGGAAATTTCTAAAAATATAACAATCAGCAACAATTCTCAAACTCTTAATCTTGGAGAACTCACCCTGGAAGAAGATGCCAACCAATTGGGAGAAGTAGAAATCGTAGCAAAAAAGCCCCAAATGAGATTCGAGCTCGATAGAAAAGTTTTCGACGCAACACAAGATATCGCATCCGAAGGGGGATCGGCCAGTGATTTGCTTGCCAATATCCCATCCGTGGAAGTCGATAACGAAGGATCTGTTTCATTGCGTGGAAATTCCAGCGTAACAGTCTGGATCAACGGAAAAGCATCGGGACTGACAGCAGACAACCAGGCGGACATACTGGAAATGATGCCGGCAGAAGATATCAAACAAGTGGAAGTCATTACCAATCCCTCTGCTAAATACAGCCCGGAGGGAACAGCCGGGATTATCAACATTATTTTAAAGGATGACCGGAAACCCGGTTACTACGGCAGCGTAAAAGCCGGAGCCGATACGGACGGAGGTTATCAGGCAAGTGGAAACATCAACTACAGCAGTAGCAAAGTAGACGCGTACGCCAATCTGAGCTATCGAAACCGGGAAATGAAAGGCGGTGGAATCACAAGTCGTGAAAATACAGCCAACAATAGTTTTCTCGACCAGACCAACAACTCCAAACGACAACACAACAACTGGTTCGGACGTATCGGGGCAACCTGGCACATTACCAAAAGCGACGACCTAGCATTCAACATGACCGGCATGACTGGAGGGGGTGACAACAACGAATCGATCCATTACATTTCGACAGACAAGCAAAAGAATACGGTTTACACCAGCGACCGTACAACAGACGGAAACTCGGACATGAAAATGTACAACCTGGAATTGAATTACTTACACAAATTCTCGGAAAACAGCAATATAGACTTAACCGTCAGCAATAACCAATGGAGAAACGACGGACTAAGCATTTACGAACAATCAACCCGATATACGGACACTGACTTAACCGACAAACAGGAATATCAAACTCAGGAAAACAACATCAAAAACAAAAGCTGGGAAGTTCAGGCCGACTACACAAACAAAATATCCGACGCGAGCCGGATCGAGGCAGGTTATAAAGGGACATTCCAAAGAGAATCCAGCCCTGTGGATACCTATACCGGAACAACTGCTACCGACATCGAACAGGACCAGGCACTTTACAACCGCTTTCTATATAACCAGGATGTGCATGCCTTGTACATGACGTATGGAGGCAAGTGGAACAATCTGAGCTACCAAGCCGGCCTACGTGGAGAATATTGGCGTGTGGATACCCGCTCGCTGGACTTCGACCAGGAATTTAACGGCAAGCCGTCGGAAACTTTCGAGAAAGACTATTTCAAGTTGTTCCCAAGTGCCTTTATCTCCTATGCCCTCCCTAAAAACAATGAAATACAAGTGAACTATACCCGTCGCCTACGTCGTCCTTGGGGTGGACAATTAAATTCATTCCGCAATATTTCCGATGCCTCCAACATTTCTTTCGGTAACCCGGAACTGACACCTGAATATTCCCATTCTTTCGAATTGAATTATATCAAGACCTGGGAATCCGGCCATACCCTATCATTATCCGGCTACTATCGCTCGACAGATGACGTGATCCAGCGCATTCGTTTCTTGAACACGGCAGACAATGTAATGTACACGACCAGTGAAAACGTAGCCCGCCAGCAAAACAGCGGTCTGGAAATCGTTGGAAAAAACAATTTATTCAGCATCCTTAGCCTGACAACGACCGTAAACCTCTACTACTCCAAATTAGACGGTTTCAGCTATCTGCCCGAAGGAGCGGAAGCTCCTGTCACTGGAGAGGAGGATGAAAGCTTCAACTGGAACGTACGCATGATTGCCAATGTCAGTCTTCCTTGGGGTGTTTCCCTACAGGGCACAGGCAACTATAATTCCAAGCGCTTGATGGCACAAGGATACCGCGAACCGAACTACTCAGTCGATCTTGGATTGCGCAAATCTTTCTTAAAAGACAAGTTGACGTTAAGTATCAATGCACGCGACTTGCTGGACTCCCGCAGATTCCGCACCATTACATCCGGAGACGGTTTCTGGCAGGATTCCGAGAACTGGCGTGGTGGCAGAAGAGTTGGTTTTACCCTGACCTACAACTTCGGCAATATGAACAAGAAAAAAGACAAAAGCAGGAGCGAGGAACCGGACATGTATGAAATGGACTAA
- a CDS encoding SusC/RagA family TonB-linked outer membrane protein, producing MNLISIRKKRRPAIALLLCTGLLGACPPDAVADAGDRLPVPEIQQSKSPVKRTLVGTVTDASTGETLIGVNVIIKGTTQGTVTDLDGKFSIEVTGKDEIEISYIGYKTQTIEVGDLGILNVKMEGDNEVLDEVVVVGAGTQKKVSITGAITATEGIQLKAPTSSLTSSLAGKLAGVISTNSSGEPGSTSAFYIRGINTFGGVATPLILLDGVEISSGDLNRIPAESIESFSVLKDASATAIYGNRGANGVMLVTTKHGKENTKATVNVSVEASYFQPMNTPEFADGPTFMRTYNEAQQARSATVITPRYSDEIIAATESGINPYVYPNVDWYDMIFRSGNYNQRANVNVSGGASRVTYYMSLQANHDTGLLNAADNSAFNPNINHWEYNFQNNISYKLTNTTTVNLRMMAQIGSQKGPNNKTTDIYKKVMYANPVSFPAYFPGEEDHIYYGNAEIKAGAYGENPYQYMMGSFREDNFNTLNTSLDISQDLGFVTKGLSAKVLVNFKNWSNSYYTRSLSPYYYQVQPDSYDPENDTYALRLLQTGTDYISQSDITKEADQTFYLDARLDWKRSFGKHNMTAMFMYMMREYRNGVLPNRNQGYSGRATYDYDNRYLVEFNFGYNGSERLAKEDRFEFFPAASLGWVLSGEQFWEPIADYVDYFKIRGSYGLVGSDQFNSGAQHFLYQNQVAIGSGASWHSGLPGQWLNRQGHGFNILAVQNAGWEHVKKLDIGLDASLFNQVNITFDYFRDYRDRILMKRASFGKLLGYWGSTPWSNIGEVLNTGFEVSVNWKKQFGKDWQVDFRGNFTYNRNEYKFSDEPNYPYVWQTETNKPLNRLTGYVAEGLFSSQEEINNWPDQTQLGSKPMPGDIKYRDIDGDGAITSEDKVMLSPYGDMPRIQYGLGLNVRWKKFDFGVFFNGSAKRKIMINSGFAPFLASGGDGGPSESLPRNLMSWIAESHWSVDNPNPDALYPRLGTSNADIAGNIQPSSYWMRNGNFLRFKTLELGYTFPMCRVYFSGDNLAVFSPFKLWDPELAWNAYPLQRTFNLGVQFTF from the coding sequence ATGAATTTAATCTCAATTAGAAAAAAGCGGAGACCTGCAATTGCTTTATTGCTTTGTACTGGTTTGTTGGGGGCTTGTCCTCCGGATGCCGTTGCTGATGCGGGAGATAGATTGCCCGTCCCTGAAATCCAACAAAGTAAGTCGCCTGTTAAACGTACGTTAGTCGGTACTGTTACGGATGCCTCTACCGGTGAAACACTGATCGGTGTAAATGTTATCATTAAAGGTACTACTCAAGGTACGGTGACTGATCTTGACGGAAAGTTTTCCATTGAAGTAACAGGTAAAGATGAAATCGAAATCTCTTATATCGGTTATAAGACACAAACGATCGAAGTGGGTGACTTAGGTATCTTGAACGTTAAGATGGAGGGGGATAATGAAGTTTTGGACGAAGTCGTTGTCGTTGGTGCCGGTACTCAGAAGAAAGTATCTATTACCGGTGCGATTACGGCAACGGAAGGTATACAGCTGAAAGCTCCGACATCTTCATTGACCAGCTCACTGGCTGGTAAACTGGCTGGTGTCATTTCTACGAACAGCAGTGGTGAGCCGGGTTCTACTTCTGCGTTCTATATCCGTGGCATCAATACGTTTGGTGGTGTGGCAACTCCATTGATTTTGTTGGATGGCGTGGAAATATCGTCTGGGGACTTGAACCGTATTCCGGCAGAAAGTATCGAAAGTTTTTCGGTTTTGAAGGATGCTTCGGCGACGGCAATCTATGGTAACCGTGGTGCGAATGGCGTCATGCTTGTTACAACCAAACATGGGAAGGAAAATACAAAAGCAACGGTCAACGTGTCGGTCGAGGCTTCTTATTTCCAGCCGATGAATACACCGGAGTTTGCTGATGGACCGACATTCATGCGCACCTATAACGAGGCGCAGCAGGCGCGTAGCGCGACAGTAATTACACCACGTTATTCGGATGAGATCATTGCGGCGACAGAAAGTGGTATCAATCCGTATGTCTATCCGAATGTAGATTGGTATGACATGATTTTCCGTAGTGGAAATTATAATCAACGTGCTAATGTGAACGTATCGGGTGGTGCGTCGCGTGTTACTTATTATATGAGTTTGCAGGCAAACCATGATACAGGTTTGCTCAATGCTGCGGACAATTCAGCTTTCAATCCGAACATTAACCATTGGGAGTACAATTTTCAAAATAACATCAGTTATAAGTTGACGAATACGACGACTGTCAATCTTCGTATGATGGCGCAAATCGGTAGCCAAAAGGGACCGAATAATAAGACTACTGATATCTACAAAAAGGTGATGTATGCCAATCCTGTCTCTTTCCCCGCTTATTTCCCTGGCGAAGAAGATCATATTTATTATGGTAATGCCGAAATTAAAGCTGGGGCTTACGGAGAAAACCCTTACCAATACATGATGGGATCGTTCAGGGAAGACAACTTCAATACGCTGAATACCTCTTTGGATATCTCGCAAGACTTGGGATTTGTCACAAAAGGTTTAAGCGCAAAGGTTTTAGTGAACTTTAAAAATTGGTCAAACTCTTATTATACCCGTTCGCTATCTCCTTATTACTATCAGGTACAGCCCGATAGTTACGATCCCGAAAATGATACCTATGCTTTGCGACTTTTGCAAACTGGTACGGATTATATCAGCCAGTCTGACATCACTAAAGAGGCCGATCAAACATTCTATTTGGATGCCCGTTTGGATTGGAAACGTTCGTTTGGCAAGCATAATATGACTGCCATGTTCATGTATATGATGAGAGAGTATCGTAATGGAGTCTTGCCTAATCGCAACCAGGGTTATTCAGGACGAGCCACTTATGATTATGACAACCGCTACTTGGTAGAGTTCAATTTCGGTTACAATGGTTCCGAACGGTTGGCAAAGGAGGATCGTTTTGAGTTTTTCCCAGCCGCATCTCTCGGTTGGGTATTAAGCGGGGAGCAGTTTTGGGAGCCGATTGCCGATTATGTGGATTATTTCAAGATTAGGGGATCATACGGTTTGGTTGGTAGTGACCAGTTCAACAGTGGTGCACAACATTTTCTTTACCAAAATCAAGTAGCTATTGGGAGCGGTGCCTCTTGGCATTCGGGACTTCCCGGGCAATGGTTAAATCGTCAGGGGCATGGTTTCAATATTCTTGCCGTACAAAATGCAGGATGGGAACATGTGAAAAAGTTGGATATCGGACTTGACGCTTCGCTTTTTAACCAAGTGAACATTACATTCGATTATTTCCGTGACTACCGCGACCGTATCTTGATGAAACGTGCCAGCTTCGGAAAGCTACTCGGTTATTGGGGCAGTACGCCTTGGAGCAATATCGGCGAAGTGTTGAATACCGGTTTCGAAGTCAGTGTCAATTGGAAAAAACAATTTGGAAAAGACTGGCAAGTCGACTTCCGTGGTAACTTCACCTATAATCGAAACGAATACAAGTTTTCTGACGAACCGAATTATCCCTATGTATGGCAAACGGAAACTAACAAACCGTTGAATCGATTGACCGGTTATGTGGCAGAAGGGCTTTTCAGCAGTCAAGAAGAGATAAATAATTGGCCTGATCAAACACAGTTAGGTTCGAAGCCGATGCCTGGTGATATTAAATATCGCGATATCGATGGTGATGGTGCGATCACATCCGAGGATAAGGTAATGCTTTCGCCTTACGGTGATATGCCGCGTATCCAATATGGGTTAGGATTGAACGTTCGTTGGAAGAAATTCGACTTCGGAGTCTTCTTCAATGGTTCGGCCAAACGTAAAATTATGATCAATTCCGGCTTTGCTCCATTTTTGGCTTCCGGTGGCGATGGTGGTCCGTCGGAATCTTTACCACGCAATTTGATGTCGTGGATTGCCGAGAGCCATTGGTCGGTCGACAATCCTAATCCGGATGCACTCTACCCGCGTTTAGGAACTTCAAATGCTGACATCGCGGGTAATATCCAACCGAGTTCTTATTGGATGCGTAACGGCAATTTCCTTCGTTTCAAAACGTTGGAATTGGGTTATACCTTCCCGATGTGCCGCGTTTATTTCAGCGGTGATAACTTGGCCGTATTCAGTCCCTTCAAGTTGTGGGATCCGGAATTGGCTTGGAACGCTTATCCGTTGCAGCGGACTTTTAACCTGGGGGTGCAATTTACTTTCTAA
- a CDS encoding RagB/SusD family nutrient uptake outer membrane protein — MKLTKNIRQYIKIALSAGLLAFPSCSYLDVIPPAQPDFDDTMKDESATLGFLFTAYSGTSRYTFCRESDGDASLATDEYVEPKDWDWNMQKMLYGTVSAADDIGDWENLYNYIGYVHYFLEQLDRLNPAGVTEEEKAQYRAECWFLEAYYHFKVLQNYGPCPIIETKVDQNILPSEIPGRSHFDYCVDWIVGKLDAAAEVLPATQTTENLSRADATICKSLKARVLLYAASPLWNGSFVYPNWRNTNYETPGYGMELVSNKYDPAKWERALTACKEALTAAEAAGYKLFDLEASEAKAAIDKVPLPFIPGKEEDTEENELFKKQVRMLQYMITAHEGFSNKEIIWAINPQYGDGNDANDVGCGRSKSRLPNRLVKKSDGSWAGGYHGTAPTWAAVNRFYTENGLPPAKDPDFYLQSEWLTRYYEGASSPELSKDQLDSEEIKNDIVKFNVGREPRYYAWIAYDGCEYMPLINNNNPLWLNLKNSNTNGYSLSNTRNATGTGFLNKKFIVPNGVYLSSGSTSGDKFRIILIRMAELYLNLAECYAALDRTDEALENLNVIRERAGVRKLTTADLSTMSLMEWVRNERAIELHAEGHRYYDVRRWRIADQVMQPSEFKGLNGMTVNPSFEEFNQIVPIDQPIQWNVRQYLVPIKNSELYSDPQLVQAPGY, encoded by the coding sequence ATGAAACTAACAAAAAATATCAGACAATATATCAAGATAGCCTTGTCGGCCGGTCTGCTGGCATTCCCTTCTTGCAGCTATTTGGATGTCATACCACCGGCACAGCCGGATTTTGATGACACAATGAAGGACGAGTCAGCAACTTTAGGTTTCCTTTTTACCGCTTACTCAGGTACTTCGCGATATACCTTCTGTCGAGAAAGTGATGGAGATGCTTCGTTGGCCACCGATGAATATGTCGAGCCGAAAGACTGGGACTGGAATATGCAGAAAATGTTGTACGGAACCGTTTCGGCGGCCGATGATATCGGTGACTGGGAGAATTTATATAACTACATCGGATATGTCCACTACTTTTTGGAACAGTTGGATCGTTTGAACCCGGCAGGTGTGACAGAGGAGGAGAAGGCACAATACCGTGCCGAATGCTGGTTTCTCGAAGCATATTATCATTTCAAAGTATTGCAAAACTATGGGCCTTGTCCTATCATCGAAACAAAGGTAGATCAAAACATCCTTCCGTCCGAAATTCCGGGGCGTTCGCATTTTGATTATTGTGTAGATTGGATTGTCGGAAAATTAGATGCGGCAGCCGAAGTTTTACCGGCAACACAGACAACTGAAAATTTAAGCCGTGCAGATGCCACTATCTGCAAAAGTTTGAAAGCTCGTGTGCTGCTCTATGCTGCTTCTCCTCTTTGGAACGGTTCATTTGTTTATCCGAACTGGCGGAACACAAATTATGAGACACCGGGCTATGGAATGGAGTTGGTTAGCAATAAATATGATCCTGCCAAGTGGGAACGTGCTCTGACGGCTTGTAAGGAGGCGTTAACAGCTGCTGAAGCTGCCGGATATAAATTGTTCGATCTTGAAGCTTCTGAAGCAAAGGCTGCTATTGATAAAGTACCGCTTCCATTCATTCCGGGGAAAGAAGAGGATACGGAGGAAAATGAATTGTTCAAAAAGCAAGTTCGAATGCTCCAGTATATGATTACGGCGCATGAAGGGTTTAGTAATAAGGAAATTATTTGGGCTATCAATCCTCAGTATGGTGATGGTAATGATGCGAATGATGTTGGTTGCGGTCGTTCGAAATCGCGGCTTCCGAACCGACTTGTCAAAAAGAGTGACGGTTCGTGGGCCGGAGGCTATCATGGGACTGCACCTACTTGGGCGGCTGTAAACCGTTTCTATACGGAAAACGGTCTTCCTCCTGCTAAAGATCCGGATTTCTATTTGCAAAGCGAGTGGCTGACACGTTACTATGAGGGAGCTTCCAGTCCGGAGTTGTCGAAAGATCAATTGGATAGCGAGGAAATTAAGAATGATATTGTCAAGTTTAATGTTGGTCGTGAACCGCGTTACTATGCGTGGATTGCCTATGACGGTTGTGAGTATATGCCGTTAATCAACAACAATAACCCATTATGGCTGAACTTGAAGAATTCCAATACGAATGGTTATTCACTTTCTAATACGCGTAATGCAACAGGTACCGGTTTCTTGAATAAGAAATTCATCGTGCCGAACGGGGTATATCTGTCTTCCGGATCCACTTCAGGTGACAAGTTCCGGATCATTCTGATTCGTATGGCGGAATTGTATTTGAATTTGGCTGAATGTTATGCAGCATTAGATCGTACAGATGAAGCGTTAGAGAACCTGAATGTTATTCGGGAACGGGCCGGTGTACGTAAGTTGACTACAGCTGATCTTTCGACCATGTCACTGATGGAATGGGTCCGTAATGAACGGGCAATCGAACTGCATGCCGAAGGTCACCGATATTATGACGTCCGTCGCTGGCGTATTGCCGACCAAGTAATGCAGCCCTCCGAATTTAAAGGGCTGAATGGAATGACTGTCAATCCTTCATTTGAGGAGTTCAATCAAATCGTGCCAATCGACCAGCCGATCCAATGGAACGTCAGACAGTATTTGGTTCCGATCAAGAATAGTGAATTGTACAGTGATCCTCAGTTGGTGCAAGCTCCTGGTTATTAA
- a CDS encoding BT_3987 domain-containing protein, with product MKVNYIGIACLAVLLLTACDESKYELENLVPEEYHKVLYINKSGTQELTLYNTGELNTYAFSVYKGGSDPSLTASGEIAVHSQEEVDVLYGTDYRIIPSGSYSMDTDRLDFASEERSKVVTLSLSTDLIGAAMEANPEATYVLPLYLTSEKDSVNADKSELFIRITDVLTPAMGFTDTDIQPLSYTYGFNTESVEVGFGLDTDNNWDVECQFVVDPGYVTAYNAENGTAYKLFPEGNYSFEDVVTLPTGTSTTDLAVTLNGNGLTPGEYMLPIRLDNVSLFNIAENAVYPLVVRVVGIKLDRAGWSIQANTEERTGEGIGNGVATCLLDGQLSTFWHSQWSGGSIPLPHEIVVDMKKETTLTNISLTERQHDSYRDVKGGEFFVSSDKLNWTAVGAFEAQKVLEEQIFSITPTKGRYFKIKITDSYRASNSSLAEIHAYGID from the coding sequence ATGAAAGTGAATTATATAGGAATTGCATGTCTGGCTGTTCTTTTGTTGACAGCTTGTGACGAGTCGAAATATGAATTGGAAAACTTAGTGCCGGAAGAATATCACAAAGTGCTTTATATTAATAAATCCGGTACGCAGGAGCTCACTCTTTACAATACGGGAGAGCTTAATACTTATGCTTTCTCCGTTTATAAGGGGGGGAGTGATCCGTCATTGACGGCAAGCGGGGAAATAGCCGTTCACTCGCAAGAGGAAGTCGATGTACTTTATGGCACGGACTATCGGATAATCCCTTCAGGTTCTTATTCGATGGACACCGATCGATTGGATTTTGCGTCGGAGGAACGTAGTAAAGTCGTTACGCTTTCGTTGTCGACAGATTTGATCGGTGCGGCGATGGAGGCGAATCCGGAAGCGACTTATGTGCTTCCGCTTTACCTGACGAGCGAGAAGGACTCGGTCAATGCCGATAAAAGTGAATTGTTTATCCGGATAACAGATGTGTTGACCCCGGCTATGGGGTTCACGGATACCGACATTCAGCCATTGTCTTACACATATGGATTCAACACGGAGTCAGTTGAAGTCGGTTTCGGTTTGGATACGGACAACAATTGGGATGTAGAATGTCAGTTTGTCGTAGATCCCGGATATGTTACAGCTTATAACGCAGAGAACGGCACAGCTTATAAGCTGTTTCCGGAAGGGAACTATTCATTCGAAGATGTTGTCACCTTGCCTACGGGGACGAGCACGACCGATTTGGCGGTGACGCTCAACGGCAACGGATTGACTCCGGGAGAATATATGTTACCTATTCGTTTGGATAATGTTTCGCTGTTCAATATTGCTGAAAACGCCGTCTACCCGTTGGTAGTTCGGGTTGTCGGAATCAAGTTGGATCGTGCGGGCTGGAGTATACAAGCTAATACGGAAGAACGGACCGGAGAAGGTATCGGAAACGGTGTGGCGACATGTTTGCTGGATGGGCAATTATCGACTTTCTGGCATTCACAATGGAGTGGCGGATCGATTCCACTTCCGCATGAAATCGTTGTGGATATGAAGAAGGAAACAACTTTGACCAACATCAGCTTGACTGAAAGGCAGCATGATAGCTACCGGGATGTGAAGGGTGGTGAATTTTTTGTCAGTTCAGATAAGCTCAATTGGACAGCAGTCGGTGCATTTGAAGCGCAGAAGGTACTCGAAGAGCAAATCTTCAGCATCACACCGACAAAGGGACGCTATTTTAAGATAAAAATTACTGATAGTTATCGTGCAAGTAATTCGTCGTTGGCTGAAATCCATGCTTATGGAATAGATTGA
- a CDS encoding diaminopimelate dehydrogenase, giving the protein MKKIRAAIVGYGNIGKYVLEALEAAPDFEVAGVVRRNPNDIPDELKGYAVTDTITKLDKVDVAVLATPTRSVETYAKEILSLGINTVDSFDIHGGIVDLRRSLDAVAKAHNTVAVISAGWDPGSDSIVRALLQAIVPKGITYTNFGPGMSMGHTVAVKAIEGVKAALSMTIPMGTGVHRRMVYIEVEEGYDFEKVAAAIKADDYFVHDETHVIQVDCVDDLKDMGHGVNLVRKGVSGKTQNQLIEFDMKINNPALTAQILVCVARASFKQQPGAYTMIELPVIDMLYGEREDLIKKLV; this is encoded by the coding sequence ATGAAGAAGATTAGAGCTGCCATTGTTGGATATGGCAATATTGGAAAGTATGTATTGGAGGCCCTGGAAGCTGCTCCCGATTTTGAAGTAGCAGGTGTTGTACGTCGTAATCCGAATGATATTCCGGATGAATTGAAAGGATATGCCGTCACTGATACTATCACGAAGTTGGATAAAGTGGATGTAGCTGTTCTGGCAACTCCGACACGTAGCGTAGAGACTTACGCCAAAGAAATACTTTCTTTAGGCATCAATACGGTGGATAGTTTCGATATCCACGGAGGTATTGTCGATCTGCGCCGTTCGCTTGATGCTGTAGCGAAAGCTCATAATACCGTTGCTGTCATCTCTGCCGGATGGGATCCGGGAAGCGACTCAATCGTTCGTGCTTTGTTGCAGGCGATCGTTCCGAAAGGAATTACATATACGAATTTCGGACCGGGCATGAGCATGGGACATACCGTTGCCGTGAAAGCCATCGAAGGTGTAAAGGCGGCTTTGTCCATGACAATCCCGATGGGTACAGGCGTTCATCGTCGTATGGTTTATATCGAAGTGGAAGAAGGATATGATTTTGAGAAAGTAGCTGCTGCCATCAAGGCGGACGACTATTTTGTGCACGACGAAACGCATGTGATCCAGGTTGACTGCGTGGACGACCTGAAAGATATGGGACATGGCGTGAATCTTGTTCGTAAAGGTGTTTCCGGTAAAACGCAGAACCAGTTGATCGAATTCGACATGAAGATCAACAACCCGGCTCTTACTGCCCAGATATTGGTTTGTGTTGCCCGTGCAAGTTTCAAACAGCAGCCAGGTGCCTACACGATGATCGAATTGCCGGTGATCGATATGCTTTATGGCGAAAGAGAAGACTTAATAAAAAAATTGGTTTAA
- the lgt gene encoding prolipoprotein diacylglyceryl transferase → MLDFITWTADPAIFSIGSREIRWYGLAFAIGFLIGYKIVEKMWKREKLNPAWIDSLLIYTMLGTVIGARLGHCLFYAPDYYLANPLEILKVWEGGLASHGGTLGIIIAIYFYSKRVSHRSMLWTFDKLVVPTGLVAAMIRLGNLMNHEIYGHPTDLPWGFRFIENLHAWKRGAAPVFTAPSHPTQLYEAASYLVTFVICMWLYFKKDAWKKEGLIFGVFMICVFGSRFFIEFLKNDQEEFEADMMLNMGQWLSIPFVLAGIYFVWRAMRLGKGMKKI, encoded by the coding sequence ATGCTTGATTTTATTACCTGGACGGCTGACCCCGCCATCTTTTCCATCGGTTCGCGTGAGATACGCTGGTACGGACTGGCGTTTGCCATCGGTTTCCTGATCGGTTACAAGATCGTGGAAAAGATGTGGAAAAGAGAGAAACTCAATCCGGCATGGATCGATTCCCTGCTGATTTATACGATGTTGGGAACAGTTATCGGTGCCCGTTTGGGGCATTGTCTGTTTTATGCACCGGATTATTATCTGGCGAATCCGCTCGAAATTCTGAAGGTTTGGGAGGGTGGACTTGCCAGTCATGGGGGAACGTTGGGTATAATCATCGCCATCTATTTTTATTCTAAGCGGGTTAGCCATCGGAGCATGCTTTGGACATTCGACAAACTGGTGGTCCCTACCGGCCTTGTGGCTGCTATGATCCGATTGGGAAACCTGATGAATCATGAAATATACGGACATCCGACAGATCTGCCCTGGGGGTTTCGTTTTATTGAAAACCTGCATGCTTGGAAAAGAGGAGCAGCTCCCGTTTTTACCGCTCCCAGTCATCCTACACAACTTTATGAAGCCGCCAGCTATTTGGTGACTTTCGTTATTTGTATGTGGCTCTACTTCAAAAAAGATGCCTGGAAGAAGGAGGGGCTTATCTTCGGTGTATTTATGATTTGCGTATTCGGTTCGCGCTTCTTCATTGAGTTTTTGAAAAACGATCAGGAAGAGTTCGAGGCTGATATGATGCTGAATATGGGGCAATGGCTCAGTATTCCGTTCGTTTTGGCCGGTATCTACTTCGTATGGCGTGCCATGCGGCTTGGAAAAGGAATGAAGAAGATTTGA